CCCTGCAGTCATGAGTACCGCGCAGAGGGTCGCCGTCATCACCGGCGCATCCCAAGGCATCGGAGCCGCCCTTGTCACCGCCTACCGCGAGCTCGGCTACGGGGTCGCCGCGACCTCCCGCTCCATCGGCGACTCGAGCGATCCCGAGGTACTGACCGTGCGTGGCGATGTGGCCGAGCCGGGCGTCGGCGCCCGCGTCGTCGACGCGACTCTGGCGCGGTTCGGCCGGATCGACACACTCGTCAACAACGCCGGAATCTTCATCGCCAAGCCGTTCACCGACTACACCGACGAGGACTACGACGCCGTGGCCGGGGTGAACCTGCGCGGCTTCTTCGAGTTCTCCCGCAGCGCCGTCGCCGCCATGCTCTCCCGCGACGGCGGCGGCCACCTGGTGAACATCTCCACCAGTCTGGTCGACCATGCCGACTCGCAGCGGCCCTCAGCGCTCGCGTCGCTGACAAAAGGGGGGTTGAACGCGGTCACCAGGGCACTGGCGATCGAGTACGCGGCCCGTGGCATCCGGGTCAACACTGTCGCGCTCGGCACCATCCGCACCAAGACGTACCCGGCCGCGACGTACGAGGCCCTCGCCGAGCTCCAGCCGATCGGCCGGATGGGCGAGATCGACGACGTCGTCGAAGCGATCGTCTACCTCGAGAACGCCTCGTTCGTCACCGGAGAGATCCTGCACGTCGACGGCGGCCGGAGCGCGGGGCACTGACGCGGGGCACTGACCATGCCAGTGGCCGGCACCGGCTTCCGGTGCGAGACCGGTGCCCCCGGCGAGGAGCCGACTGTGCTCGGTGGCGCTCCTGCTGCCGTGTTGCGTCTCGCCCACGGCCGGGCGGACCTTCACCGGGCCATAGTCGGACCGCGGTCCTCTGCAGCGTGTTCGGGAGCCCCCAACAACAGGCCGGCGGGAGTCGCGGGCGCGGCCCAGGTCCCGCGATCTCTCTCGCTGCTTCCGCTCGTGGAACGCATTGAAGATGCGGAGTGCGGCGGTGAGGATGGACCGCATGCGGAATATCGTGGTCGTCGACGCCCCCTCGAATCTGGGCCTGCGGCCCCCGGCCCCGGGCGCCGTTCCCGGCTGCTACAAGCTCGCCGGCGCCCTGCGTGAGCAGCGGATCGTGCAGCGGCTCGGGGCGTTCGAAGGCGGCGTCGTCGTACCACCGCGCTACGACCGCGGCGACTGGCAGGAGGGCGACGGGGTCTTCAACGCCGCCGCCATCGCCTCGTACACCCGTCGTCTCGCCGACCGGATCGAGCATCATGTGCGGGCGGGTGACTTCCCGTTGGTACTCGGCGGAGACTGCTCGATCCAGCTCGGCGCATCGCTCGCGCTGCGCCGTCTCGGCAGATACGGGCTGGCCTCGGTCGACGCGTCCGCCGACTTCAGACACCCCGGCAACTCCGATCGCGTCGGGGCCGCCGCCGGTGAGGAGCTGGCGCTGGCGACCGGTCGCGGCCAGGAGGATCTGACGAACCTGGAGGGGCTCAGGCCCTATCTGCGCGACGAGGATGTGCGGCTGTTCGGGATCCGGGACTGCTTCGACGAAGACCGTTCCGAGCTCGCGGAGTTGAAGATCCCGACGGTGACCGTGCGGGGACTGCGCGAATGGGGCCCGGCGGAACTCGCGGGGGCCGTGGTACAGACCCTCGAAGTACCGGTGCTCGACGGATTCTGGGTGCATCTGGACGCGGACGTGCTGGACCCGAGCGTGATGCCCGCCGTCGACAGCCCCGATCCGGAAGGACTGCTGCCGCCCGAACTCGGCGAGCTGCTCAAGGTGTTGCTGCGCTCGCCGCGCTGCGTGGGGCTGAACGTGACCGTCTACGACCCCGACCTCGACCCGGAGGGCACGGCGGGCGAGATGTTCGCCGATCTGATCGTGGGCGCCTTTGCCGAAGACTGACCCACTGAGCCCCTGGTCAGTGCAGAGCCCACCGTGTTCCATGGTCGTCGGGGGTGCCGGCCATCAGGAGTTGCCGGCCGCCCGCGCGAGTGAAGCGAGGTTGCCTTGGCCACCACTGTGCGGCGTACCGTCCTGACCCTGCCCGCAGCCCCGGTGGGGCCGGCGAATCCGCTGCCCGCCCTGCGGCCGCTGGACGAGATGCACTCTCTCGACGAGCGCGCCAAAGAGGAGCTGCCGCGCGAGATGGCACGCCAGATCGGGTACGAGCCGCTGCGCACCCTGCTGCCGGTGCGGGTGCTCGACGGGTACGGACGTGAGCGCACGCAGACGGACCTCGACGCGATCGTGATCGAGAACGAACGGCTGCGGGCCACTGTGCTGCCGGGCCTCGGCGGCCGGATCCACTCGCTGCACCACAAGCCGACCGGGCGTGAACTCCTCTACCGCAACCCGGTGTTCCAGCCCGCGGACTTCGCGCTCAACGGCGCCTGGTTCTCCGGTGGCATCGAGTGGAACATCGGCGCCACCGGCCACACCACGCTCTCCTGTGCCCCGCTGCATGCCGCACTCGTCCCGGCCCCCGACGGCGGTCGGATGGTCCGGCTCTGGGAGTGGGAGCGGCTGCGCGATCTGCCGTTCCAGGTCGATCTGTGGCTGCCTGCGGACTCCGAGTTCCTCCATGTCGGCGTGCGGATCCGGAATCCGCACGAACGCCCCGCGCCCGTCTACTGGTGGTCCAACATCGCCGTCGAGGAGCACGGGACGACTCGCGTGCTCGCACCCGCCGACGAAGCCTGGCACTTCGGATACGAGCGCAGCCTGCGCCGGGTTCCGGTGCCGGAGTTCGAGGGTGAGGACCGCACGTACCCGCTGCGCAGCGAGTATCCCGCCGACTACTTCTACGAGGTGCCGGCCGAGGCCCGAAAGTGGATCGCCTCGCTCGACGCTGCCGGGAAGGGGCTCGTACAGACCTCGACCGATGTGCTGCGCGGCCGCAAGCTCTTCCTCTGGGGCTCGGGGCGCGGCGGACGCCGCTGGCAGCGGTGGCTGACCGAGCCCGGCTCGACCGGTTACGCCGAGATCCAGGCCGGGCTCGCCCGCACCCAGCTGGAGCACCTACGCCTGGACGGGGGCGAGGAGTTCAGCTGGCTGGAGTCGTACGGACCGCTCGACGCCGACCCGGAGACGGTGCACGGCGAGGACTGGGGCGCGGCGCGCGCCGAGGTCGAGACCCGGCTGTCCGAGGCGCTGCCCCGCGCGGCGGTGGACGCCGCGTACGAGGCATGGCGGCCGTATGCGGACACCGAGCCGACCGACTGGCTCGCCACCGGCTCCGGCTGGGGCGCGCTCGAGGTGCTGCGTGAACGGCACAAGCTGCCCGGCACGCCCTTCGCCGCGTCGACGCTCGGCGAAGAGCAGGCGCCCTGGCAGGAGTTGCTGATGACCGGTGTCTTCCCCGCGCCCCGCAGGGTCGCCCCGCCAGGACCCTCGCTCGTCGCACAGCACTGGCGCGACATGCTGGAAACCGCCCCCGCCGACCCGCTGACCGAGTACCACCTCGGCATCGCCCAGTGGCAAGCGGGCGACCTCGCCCAGGCCGTCCGCAGCTGGGAACGCGGCCTCGAACTCGCCCCGTCCCGCTGGCCCTTGCTGCGCTGCCTGGCCGTCGCCGACCAGGAGGGCGGCAATGCCGTACGAGCCGCCGAGCGCTATGCCGAAGCCTTCGACGACCTCTGCGAGGAGCGCCGCGACGACGGCGAGTCCTGGACGGCGGCGACGGCGGCCCTCGGCCGGGAGGCGATCGCCGCACTGCTCGCAGTCCGCCGTACCGTCGAGGCCCGCGCGGTCTGGTCCCGGCTGCGTCCGGCGGTGCAGCAGCGCGGCCGCTTCCGTCTCATCGACGCCCAGCTGCTGATCGCCGAGGGCCGCACGGACGAGGCCCGCGCCGTCTTCGAGGCGGGTTTCGAGGTGGCGGACCTGCGCGAGGGGACGGAGATCCTGGACGAGGTGTGGTCGGCGCTCACCGACGAGCCGCTGCCGGACGCGTACGACTACCGGATGCGGCCTCAGCGGCCGCGCGCGAGTTAGCCCGGGGGCGTCGGGGGCGGCCGCGGTGACTTCCGGGTTCTGCCGGGGACGGAAGGGCGGGCGGTGTCCGGCCTGCCCGTCCCCGGTGGCGCCGCGCGCGATCCGGCCGCGGCGAGTCGTACCGCCCCTTGACAGTTGCCCCCTGCACGGTTGACGATTCCAGGGTGAACCTGTCAGACAGCCAGACAGCTGGCGATGTGCCCCGGCGGATCAGCGCGCTCGAAGCGGTGCTGGCGCACTTGCGCGGCGCCATCGAGCGGGGCGACTACGCCGTGGGGGAGAAGCTGCCCTCGGAGGCGGAACTCTGCCGGCGTCTGGAAGTGAGCAGGCCCGTACTGCGTGAGGCTCTGCGTGCTCTGCAGACGATGGGCCTCACCGTCTCGCGTACCGGCAAGGGCACCTTTGTCCTCTCCAACGGTCCGGTGGAGGACCCGACCTTCGGCGACTACTCGGCCAGCGACCTCCTCGAGGTCCGCCGGCACGTGGAAATCCCGGTGGCCGGGTACGCGGCTCTGCGGCGCACCCCCGAGGACCTCGACCACATCTCTCATCTGCTGGAGCGGATGGAACGGGAGACGGACACCACCGCGTGGGTGGCGATGGACACGCTCTTCCACCTCGCGATCGCCCAGGCGGCCCAGAACCCGGTTTTCCGCAGAGTCATCGAGGAGATCCGCGACGCGCTGGCCCGCCAGTCGGCGTTCCTCAACGAGCTCGGCGGCCGGCGCGAGCAGTCGAACAGAGAGCACCGGGCGATCGTGGAGGCGCTTCTCGACAGTTCCGAGCGCGACGCCGTGGAAGCCATGACGCACCATCTGGCACGCGTCGAGTCGACGCTGACCACCATCGTGCGGCCGCCCCACCGGAGCGGCGCGCAAGAGCCTCCTGAGTACAAGAGCACCAGGCGCGACGGAGACGAGAAGATCCGGCGCGACAGCGACGAGAACACCGGAAGCTGAGCATGACCCACACCACCCCGTTCCGCCGCACCCCCGCGGAGCCGCCCGCCGTTCGCCCACCCGCGCACGTCCCGCTCGCCCATGTAGTGCGCGGAGGCGTCATCGAGGGCGTCCACCACGGCTCCGTCGTCGTGCTGGCGGCGGACGGAAGCGTGGAGTTCAGCGCGGGCGACATCGAGGTCGCCTTCTACCCGCGCTCGGCGCTCAAGCCGGTCCAGGCGGTCGGTCTGCTGCGCGCGGGACTGCCGCCGCTGGACGCCGAGGCGATGGCTCTCACCGCTGCCAGCCACTCCGGTGAGGACCGGCATCTGGCCGCGGCCCTGCGCATCCTGCACACCGCCCGGCTGACCGAGGACGACCTGCGCAATGTCCCCGATCTGCCGTACGGCCCGGCGGTGCGCGAGGAGTGGATCAGCCGTGGCCTCGGACCCACCCGGCTCGCCCAGAACTGCTCGGGCAAGCATGCCGCCATGCTGATGACGGCGCGGGCCCGCGGCTGGTCCCTGGAGAACTACCTCGATCCCGGACATCCGCTGCAGTGGGCGATCGCCGCGACCGTGGAGGAGCTCACCGGGCAGGGCATCGCCGGGGTGACGGTCGACGGATGCGGCGCGCCGCTGTTCTCCGTATCGCTGCACGGCCTCACCAGGGCCGTCGCCCGGCTGGCGACGGCCGCGCCCGGCACCCAGGAGGGCCGGGTCGCGCACGCCATGCGCGAGCACCCGGAGATGGTCTCCGGCAGCGGGCGGGACGTCGCGCGCCTGATGCGCGCGGTGCCGGGCCTGCTCGCCAAGGACGGGTTCGAGGGCGTGCAGGTCGCGGCGCTCCCGGACGGGCGGGCTGTCGGCGTGAAGATAGCCGACGGCGCCGACCGCGCCCGGATGCCCGTGACGGCGGCGGCCCTCGCGCTGTGCGGAGTCGACCCGCAGATCCTGGCCGGATTCGCCGAAGTGCCCGTCATCGGAGGCGGCGTGGCGGTCGGGTGCCTGCGGGCGGTGGGTGCGCTGGCCCGCCTCTCCGGATCGGCGGCCTCCTCCGTCGCCTAGCGCCGCGCACAGCGACGCGGTCCCTCCGTATCCGCAGCTTCCCACTCTCACCACCTCACGAAGGAACACCTGCGCCATGACTGCCGGACATCGCCGCGAACACGACCTGCTCGGCGACCGCGACATCCCCGCAGGCGCGTACTGGGGCGTCCACACCCTGCGCGCCACGGAGAACTTCCCCATCACCGGTACGGCGATAGCCGCGTACCCGCACCTGATCAACGCGCTCGCCGCCGTCAAGGAAGCCGCGGCCCGCGCCAACGAGGACCTCGGGCTGCTCACCTCGGAGAAGGCCGACGCCATCGCCGCCGCCTGCCGGGAGATCCGGGACGACGGACGGCTGCACGACCAGTTCGTCGTCGACGTGATCCAGGGCGGTGCCGGTACGTCGACCAATATGAACGCCAACGAGGTGATCACCAACCGGGCGTTGGAGATCCTGGGGCATATCAAGGGCGACTACGGCCGGCTGCATCCGAACGAGGACGTCAACCTCAGCCAGTCGACGAACGACGTCTACCCGACCGCCGTCAACGTTGCCACGATCATCGCCGTGCATGAACTGATCGAGGCGATGGCGGTCCTGCGCGAGGCCTTCGCCGCAAAGGCCGAGGAGTTCCGCACCATCCTCAAGATGGGTCGTACCCAGCTCCAGGACGCCGTACCGATGACCCTGGGCCAGGAGTTCTCCGCGTACGCGGTGATGCTGGAGGAGGACCAGAGCCGTCTGGCCGAGGCTGTCCTTCTCATCCATGAGATCAACCTCGGCGCGACCGCCATCGGCACCGGCCTCAACGCCCCCACGGGCTACGCCGAAGCCGCCCGCCGCCACCTCGCGGCCATCACCGGCCTGCCGTTGGTCACCGCGGCCAACCTGGTCGAGGCCACCCAGGACTGCGGCGCCTTCGTTCATCTGTCCGGCGTGCTCAAGCGCATCGCCGTCAAGCTCTCCAAGATCTGCAACGATCTGCGACTGCTCTCCTCCGGCCCGCGCGCCGGGTTCGGGGAGATCAACCTGCCGCCGGTCCAGGCGGGTTCCAGCATCATGCCCGGCAAGGTCAACCCGGTGATCCCCGAGGTCGTCAATCAGGTCGCGTTCGAAGTGATCGGCAACGACGTCACCATCACCATGGCCGCCGAGGCGGGGCAGCTGCAGCTCAACGCCTTCGAACCGATCATCCTGCATTCGCTGTCGGAGAGCATCACCCACCTGCGGGCAGCCTGCCTCACCCTCGCCGCACGCTGTGTATCCGGCATCACCGCCAACACCGAGACGCTGCGGGCGACCGTGGAGAACTCCATCGGGCTCGTCACCGCCCTCAACCCGCACATCGGCTACACCGCGGCCACCGGTATCGCCAAGGAGGCCCTCGCCACCGGGCGCGGCGTCGCCGAACTGGTGCTGGAGCGGGGGCTGCTCCCGGCCGACCGGCTCGCT
This portion of the Streptomyces sp. NBC_01750 genome encodes:
- a CDS encoding SDR family NAD(P)-dependent oxidoreductase translates to MSTAQRVAVITGASQGIGAALVTAYRELGYGVAATSRSIGDSSDPEVLTVRGDVAEPGVGARVVDATLARFGRIDTLVNNAGIFIAKPFTDYTDEDYDAVAGVNLRGFFEFSRSAVAAMLSRDGGGHLVNISTSLVDHADSQRPSALASLTKGGLNAVTRALAIEYAARGIRVNTVALGTIRTKTYPAATYEALAELQPIGRMGEIDDVVEAIVYLENASFVTGEILHVDGGRSAGH
- a CDS encoding arginase family protein, which translates into the protein MRNIVVVDAPSNLGLRPPAPGAVPGCYKLAGALREQRIVQRLGAFEGGVVVPPRYDRGDWQEGDGVFNAAAIASYTRRLADRIEHHVRAGDFPLVLGGDCSIQLGASLALRRLGRYGLASVDASADFRHPGNSDRVGAAAGEELALATGRGQEDLTNLEGLRPYLRDEDVRLFGIRDCFDEDRSELAELKIPTVTVRGLREWGPAELAGAVVQTLEVPVLDGFWVHLDADVLDPSVMPAVDSPDPEGLLPPELGELLKVLLRSPRCVGLNVTVYDPDLDPEGTAGEMFADLIVGAFAED
- a CDS encoding DUF5107 domain-containing protein, with translation MATTVRRTVLTLPAAPVGPANPLPALRPLDEMHSLDERAKEELPREMARQIGYEPLRTLLPVRVLDGYGRERTQTDLDAIVIENERLRATVLPGLGGRIHSLHHKPTGRELLYRNPVFQPADFALNGAWFSGGIEWNIGATGHTTLSCAPLHAALVPAPDGGRMVRLWEWERLRDLPFQVDLWLPADSEFLHVGVRIRNPHERPAPVYWWSNIAVEEHGTTRVLAPADEAWHFGYERSLRRVPVPEFEGEDRTYPLRSEYPADYFYEVPAEARKWIASLDAAGKGLVQTSTDVLRGRKLFLWGSGRGGRRWQRWLTEPGSTGYAEIQAGLARTQLEHLRLDGGEEFSWLESYGPLDADPETVHGEDWGAARAEVETRLSEALPRAAVDAAYEAWRPYADTEPTDWLATGSGWGALEVLRERHKLPGTPFAASTLGEEQAPWQELLMTGVFPAPRRVAPPGPSLVAQHWRDMLETAPADPLTEYHLGIAQWQAGDLAQAVRSWERGLELAPSRWPLLRCLAVADQEGGNAVRAAERYAEAFDDLCEERRDDGESWTAATAALGREAIAALLAVRRTVEARAVWSRLRPAVQQRGRFRLIDAQLLIAEGRTDEARAVFEAGFEVADLREGTEILDEVWSALTDEPLPDAYDYRMRPQRPRAS
- a CDS encoding FadR/GntR family transcriptional regulator yields the protein MNLSDSQTAGDVPRRISALEAVLAHLRGAIERGDYAVGEKLPSEAELCRRLEVSRPVLREALRALQTMGLTVSRTGKGTFVLSNGPVEDPTFGDYSASDLLEVRRHVEIPVAGYAALRRTPEDLDHISHLLERMERETDTTAWVAMDTLFHLAIAQAAQNPVFRRVIEEIRDALARQSAFLNELGGRREQSNREHRAIVEALLDSSERDAVEAMTHHLARVESTLTTIVRPPHRSGAQEPPEYKSTRRDGDEKIRRDSDENTGS
- a CDS encoding asparaginase, with amino-acid sequence MTHTTPFRRTPAEPPAVRPPAHVPLAHVVRGGVIEGVHHGSVVVLAADGSVEFSAGDIEVAFYPRSALKPVQAVGLLRAGLPPLDAEAMALTAASHSGEDRHLAAALRILHTARLTEDDLRNVPDLPYGPAVREEWISRGLGPTRLAQNCSGKHAAMLMTARARGWSLENYLDPGHPLQWAIAATVEELTGQGIAGVTVDGCGAPLFSVSLHGLTRAVARLATAAPGTQEGRVAHAMREHPEMVSGSGRDVARLMRAVPGLLAKDGFEGVQVAALPDGRAVGVKIADGADRARMPVTAAALALCGVDPQILAGFAEVPVIGGGVAVGCLRAVGALARLSGSAASSVA
- the aspA gene encoding aspartate ammonia-lyase, whose product is MTAGHRREHDLLGDRDIPAGAYWGVHTLRATENFPITGTAIAAYPHLINALAAVKEAAARANEDLGLLTSEKADAIAAACREIRDDGRLHDQFVVDVIQGGAGTSTNMNANEVITNRALEILGHIKGDYGRLHPNEDVNLSQSTNDVYPTAVNVATIIAVHELIEAMAVLREAFAAKAEEFRTILKMGRTQLQDAVPMTLGQEFSAYAVMLEEDQSRLAEAVLLIHEINLGATAIGTGLNAPTGYAEAARRHLAAITGLPLVTAANLVEATQDCGAFVHLSGVLKRIAVKLSKICNDLRLLSSGPRAGFGEINLPPVQAGSSIMPGKVNPVIPEVVNQVAFEVIGNDVTITMAAEAGQLQLNAFEPIILHSLSESITHLRAACLTLAARCVSGITANTETLRATVENSIGLVTALNPHIGYTAATGIAKEALATGRGVAELVLERGLLPADRLAALLRPEELAGTGAAATGNGSAAPQS